A genomic stretch from Arachis stenosperma cultivar V10309 chromosome 3, arast.V10309.gnm1.PFL2, whole genome shotgun sequence includes:
- the LOC130966481 gene encoding uncharacterized protein LOC130966481 — protein MDYERAGAERKLQLQELENLRLEAYENSRLYKEKVKAVHDKNIKRKEFQPGDLVLLYNSRMRLMPGKLRSRWDGPYRVERVEPYGVFHLSHPSSSELMKVNGHRLKLFHGKKMARNQELEIFLLEDPPTADD, from the coding sequence ATGGACTATGAGAGAGCCGGAGCTGAACGAAAGTTGCAACTACAAGAATTAGAGAACCTTCGCTTAGAAGCTTATGAAAACTCCAGGCTATATAAAGAGAAAGTGAAGGCTGTGCATGACAAGAACATCAAGCGAAAAGAATTCCAACCTGGGGacttagtcctcctttacaactccagaatgcggctcatgccaggcaagctgAGATCCAGATGGGATGGTCCCTATCGAGTAGAGAGGGTGGAACCATACGGAGTCTTTCACTTGagccatccttcaagctctgaacttatGAAAGTCAATGGACATCGCTTGAAGTTATTCCATGGCAAAAAGATGGCGAGAAACCAGGAATtggagatcttcctcttggaagatccaCCTACAGCAGACGACTGA
- the LOC130966482 gene encoding uncharacterized protein LOC130966482, whose amino-acid sequence MTANDAMQSDALIQGQCYVKNRFLTVLYDSGASHSFTSLTVARELGLDFSELNFDLIVHTPASQNVLTSLVCLQVPFTIRNRTFIHDLICLPLCGLEVILGLDWLSKYHVFLDCFERTAVIPSDSLDIKPFLSYTLYLNSVKLTLDGSDCEGYVLLAASSNDSELSLERIRVVKEFPDVFPDDIPEFPPHREIEFSIELVPRTGPISIARTGCHH is encoded by the coding sequence ATGACTGCTAATGATGCTATGCAATCAGACGCCCTGATCCAAGGTCAGTGTTATGTCAAGAATCGATTCCTAACTGTACTATATGATTCGGGTGCATCGCATTCCTTTACCTCTTTAACTGTTGCTCGTGAGTTGGGACTAGATTTCTCTGAGTTAAATTTTGATCTGATTGTCCATACACCTGCATCCCAAAATGTTTTGACTAGTTTAGTGTGCCTGCAAGTACCGTTCACTATTAGGAACAGAACTTTTATACATGATCTAATCTGTTTGCCTCTATGTGGTTTAGAAGTTATTCTAGGATTAGATTGGTTGTCCAAGTATCATGTTTTCCTTGATTGCTTTGAAAGAACTGCTGTTATTCCATCTGATAGTTTAGATATTAAACCATTTCTGTCATATACTTTATATCTGAACTCTGTAAAACTTACCTTAGACGGGAGTGATTGTGAGGGGTACGTTCTGTTAGCGGCTAGCTCGAATGACAGTGAATTAAGCTTAGAACGAATTCGAGTGGTGAAGGAATTTCCTGATGTTTTTCCGGACGACATACCTGAATTTCCTCCTCATCGAGAGATAGAATTTAGTATTGAACTAGTACCTAGAACCGGACCGATTTCCATAGCACGTACCGGATGTCACCACTAA